One window of the Daphnia pulex isolate KAP4 chromosome 8, ASM2113471v1 genome contains the following:
- the LOC124200468 gene encoding voltage-dependent calcium channel type A subunit alpha-1-like isoform X2 — MGSKRPISNMATASSGSGPTSLFILTEKNIIRRYTRFIIEWPPFEYAVLLTIIANCVVLALEEHLPGGDKTPLARKLEKTEPYFLGIFCVESTLKILALGFALHRGSYLRNIWNMMDFVVVVTGFVTLFAQDELDVDLRTLRAIRVLRPLKLVSGIPSLQVVLKSIIKAMAPLLQIGLLVLFAIVIFAIIGLEFYSGALHKTCYSIEDLNEILAEGELATPCNTDNATQAVAGSYICDYNSSLCLEKWEGPNFGITSFDNIGFAMLTVFQCITMEGWTSILYWTNDALGSSYNWVYFVPLIVIGSFFMLNLVLGVLSGEFAKERERVENRQAFLKLRRQQQLERELNGYVEWICKAEEVILAEERTTEEEKLHIMEARRRAAAKRKKLKHLGKSRSTDTEDEENEDEPDEVPKKKGFKGFSRASYLKSKVKNKGACKRFWRAEKRLRFKIRHTVKQQWFYWFVIVLVFFNTVCVAVEHYNQPPWLTEFLYYAEFAFLGLFMTEMCIKMYALGPRIYFESAFNRFDCVVISGSIFEVIWSAFKSGSFGLSVLRALRLLRVFKVTKYWSSLRNLVISLLSSMRSILSLLFLLFLFILIFALLGMQLFGGAFNFPEGTPPANFNSFPIALLTVFQILTGEDWNEVMYQGIESQGGSRRGMIYSLYFIILVLFGNYTLLNVFLAIAVDNLANAQELTAAEEEQEEEDKEKQQQELEKEMEALHLGSEGSPKLDSTSPSKKGKGKRGHKSEGNGDAKTGDNVDDDDIMGPKPMLPYSSMFILSPTNPVRRAAHWVVNLPYFDFFIMVVISLSSIALAAEDPVEEGSFRNDILNYFDYAFTGVFTVEMVLKVIDSGIILHPGSYLREIWNVMDAVVVICAAVSFTFDMMGSSTGQNLSTIKSLRVLRVLRPLKTIKRVPKLKAVFDCVVNSLKNVFNILIVYMLFHFIFAVVAVQLFNGKFFYCTDDSKHTQDDCQGDYFTFSYDKRPPEVKRREWKSQLFHYDNVMAAMLTLFAVQTGEGWPQVLQNSMAATQEDHGPILHYRIEMSIFYIVYFIVFPFFFVNIFVALIIITFQEQGEAELQDGEIDKNQKSCIDFAIQAKPLERYMPKDRESFKYKIWRVVVSTPFEYFIMTLIVLNTLLLMMKYYEAPPALVDILAYMNLIFTMLFSLECILKLAAFGIKNFFKDPWNTFDFVTVVGSIIDALVVEFGENFINVGFLRLFRAARLIKLLRQGYTIRILLWTFVQSFKALPYVCLLIAMLFFIYAIIGMQVFGNILLEPGTTHIHRHNNFRSFIQGLMLLFRCATGEAWPNIMLSCIRGRQCDPRALKFENGQVIEDKECGSNLAYAYFVSFIFFCSFLMLNLFVAVIMDNFDYLTRDSSILGAHHLDEFIRIWAEYDPNATGKILYTEMFDMLKNMDPPLGFGNKCPYRLAYKKLIRMNMPVDVDGKVQFTSTLFALIRENLSIKMRPADEMDEANQELRVTIKKIWPLQAKKVLDLIIPPDNELNTGKLTVGKIYGGLLILENWKTTRFGQIEASASTKQSLFERLMGSMARTGSNKGSLSHPHSHSHPNSNSGSTTLANHGSGGIHQEEKEASTVIDLIPGAPAPDRFAAVFSNQPNSSSSNKALEILTDQLDHQHDSRPPSVESASKVMHRLKPEGEAGMHRPNSRAWSPSPCALRRSHSPQPHYRRDMSPLPPRRAHDIGFSDAVSDVVDIVKHETSRKGRARAKLRGDEYSLSRCRTPTRQERHVRSRMIHPSMVSEYDRRHYRSASNSPDHFGDERVSPVPSPMPARLPSIPVKRGYRSATNSLEENLSRSPTPENLPSCSNNHGLVKEGSLSQHSYPTLPQRRSGGRRLPPTPRNPSTLNFGVVGAVVMATQRAPHSPTSAHLGGVMGPGGTINFPKLSPSPTHPSRTHHLPAIPSGQVGRLRDRLPTLPGASHPRSNNCGLPVGNDDEEDYMPALRIEPLSFEQALAMGRGVGGVGRQLPNGYKPGQQGVSVDSQLTSGDRRLVDRPPLNQRTLSNRPLQHRADEGRSDSDEDDWC; from the exons ATGGGCTCAAAAAGACCCATTTCTAACATGGCGACCGCTTCATCAGGATCGGGACCCACCTCGCTCTTCATTCTCACAGAAAAGAACATCATACGCCGTTACACCAGATTCATCATCGAGTGGCC TCCGTTTGAGTATGCAGTGCTGTTGACCATCATAGCCAACTGTGTTGTTCTGGCTCTGGAGGAGCATCTACCTGGAGGCGATAAAACACCCTTAGCTCGGAAATTG GAGAAAACAGAGCCCTATTTTTTGGGCATTTTTTGTGTAGAATCCACCTTGAAAATTTTAGCTCTTGGTTTCGCCCTGCACCGCGGATCGTACTTGAGAAACATTTGGAACATGATggatttcgtcgtcgtcgtcacagG ATTTGTGACGCTGTTCGCACAAGATGAACTGGACGTCGATTTGCGCACCCTCCGTGCCATACGCGTCCTCCGACCACTCAAACTTGTGTCCGGCATTCCCA GTTTGCAAGTGGTGCTCAAGTCTATCATCAAAGCCATGGCCCCTTTACTTCAAATTGGACTGCTGGTGCTCTTTGCTATCGTCATCTTTGCCATTATCGGTCTCGAATTTTATTCTGGAGCACTTCACAAAACGTGCTACAGCATTGAAGATTTGA ATGAGATTCTGGCGGAAGGCGAGTTGGCGACGCCGTGTAACACCGATAACGCAACGCAGGCAGTCGCGGGCAGTTATATATGCGATTACAATTCATCGCTGTGCCTGGAGAAGTGGGAGGGCCCTAATTTTGGCATTACGTCCTTTGACAATATTGGATTCGCCATGTTAACTGTGTTTCAGTGTATCACTATGGAGGGTTGGACTTCTATACTTTATTGG aCCAACGATGCCCTGGGCAGTTCGTACAACTGGGTGTATTTTGTTCCTCTCATCGTCATCGGATCATTTTTCATGCTCAATCTAGTACTCGGTGTACTTAGCGG GGAATTTGCCAAGGAAAGAGAGCGCGTAGAAAATAGGCAAGCTTTCTTGAAATTGCGCCGTCAGCAACAACTAGAGCGCGAACTCAACGGCTACGTTGAATGGATCTGCAAAGCAG AGGAGGTCATTTTAGCCGAAGAGAGAACGACGGAAGAGGAGAAACTTCACATCATGGAAG CAAGGAGAAGAGCGGCGGCGAAGCGGAAAAAGTTGAAGCACTTGGGTAAGAGCCGAAGCACCGACACTGAAGACGAGGAAAACGAAGATGAACCCGACGAAG TGcctaagaaaaaagggtttaAAG GTTTCTCTCGTGCCTCCTATCTCAAAtctaaagtgaaaaacaaaggaGCCTGCAAGCGATTTTGGAGAGCCGAAAAAAGATTACG GTTCAAAATCCGGCATACGGTAAAACAACAATGGTTTTACTGGTTCGTGATTGTGTTAGTGTTTTTCAACACGGTTTGCGTGGCTGTGGAACACTACAATCAGCCTCCGTGGCTGACCGAGTTCTTGT ACTACGCTGAATTTGCCTTTTTGGGTTTGTTCATGACTGAAATGTGCATCAAAATGTATGCACTGGGTCCGAGGATTTACTTTGAATCCGCGTTCAACCGCTTCGATTGCGTCGTCATCAGCGGTTCGATTTTCGAAGTGATTTGGTCCGCATTCAAGTCGGGTTCATTTGGTCTCTCTGTACTCAGAGCGCTTCGATTGCTCCGGGTCTTCAAAGTCACCAA GTACTGGTCGTCGCTGAGGAACTTGGTGATTTCCTTGCTGAGTTCGATGCGCTCTATTCTTTCCCTTCTGTTTCTACTCTTCTTGTTCATTCTCATCTTCGCTTTATTGGGAATGCAACTCTTTGGAGGAGCTTTTAATTTTCCAGAAGGTACACCGCCAGCGAATTTCAACAGCTTTCCCATTGCCTTGCTCACCGTTTTCCAG ATATTGACGGGTGAGGATTGGAATGAAGTCATGTACCAAGGTATCGAGTCGCAGGGAGGATCGCGACGGGGAATGATCTACTCCCTTTATTTCATCATCCTTGTCCTCTTCGGCAATTACACTCTACTCAACGTCTTTTTGGCCATCGCCGTCGACAATTTGGCGAACGCTCAAGAACTGACGGCCGCCGAGGAAGAGCAAGAAGAGGAGGATAAAGAG aaacagcagcaggagTTAGAGAAGGAGATGGAAGCACTTCACTTGGGCAGCGAAGGCTCGCCAAAACTGGACTCGACATCCCCatctaaaaaaggaaaagg caaaCGGGGACACAAGTCCGAGGGAAATGGTGACGCTAAGACTGGAGACAATGTCGATGACGACGACATTATGGGGCCCAAACCAATGCTGCCTTACTCCTCCATGTTTATATTGTCTCCAACGAATCC ggTCCGGCGCGCTGCTCACTGGGTGGTGAACCTGCCTTActtcgatttttttatcatggtAGTCATCAGTTTGAGTAGCATCGCTCTCGCCGCTGAAGATCCGGTGGAAGAGGGAAGCTTCCGAAACGACATTCTCAATTACTTCGATTACGCATTTACCGGCGTATTTACTGTCGAAATGGTTCTTAAG GTGATAGATTCTGGCATAATACTTCATCCAGGCAGCTATTTGCGAGAAATTTGGAACGTCATGGATGCAGTTGTGGTCATATGCGCTGCAGTATCCTTCACGTTCGATATGAT GGGAAGCTCGACTGGTCAGAATTTGAGCACCATCAAGTCGCTGCGAGTGCTGCGCGTGCTGCGACCCCTCAAAACTATCAAACGTGTGCCGAAGCTAAAAGCCGTCTTCGACTGTGTAGTCAACTCGCTAAAGAACGTCTTCAATATCCTCATCGTTTACATGctcttccatttcattttcgctGTTGTCGCCGTCCAACTTTTCAACGGCAAATTCTTTTACTGCACCGATGACAGCAAGCACACTCAGGACGATTGCCA GGGGGATTACTTCACGTTTTCCTACGATAAGCGGCCACCGGAAGTCAAGCGGCGCGAGTGGAAATCGCAGCTATTTCATTACGACAACGTGATGGCAGCCATGTTGACCTTGTTTGCTGTCCAAACGGGCGAAGGATGGCCCca AGTGCTGCAGAATTCGATGGCCGCTACCCAGGAAGACCACGGCCCCATCCTTCACTATCGGATCGAAATGTCCATTTTCTACATCGTCTACTTCatcgttttccctttctttttcgtcaacaTCTTCGTAGCTCTCATTATTATCACCTTCCAGGAACAGGGTGAGGCTGAACTTCAAGATGGAGAAATAGACAAAAATCAG AAATCGTGCATCGATTTCGCCATCCAAGCCAAGCCGCTGGAGCGTTACATGCCCAAAGATCGCGAGAGCTTCAAGTACAAGATCTGGCGGGTGGTCGTGTCGACTCCGTTCGAGTATTTCATCATGACGCTCATCGTCCTCAACACGCTGCTCCTCATGATGAAG TACTACGAGGCCCCCCCTGCACTTGTCGACATCCTGGCCTACATGAATCTTATCTTTACCATGCTCTTCTCGCTCGAATGTATACTCAAACTTGCTGCTTTCGGAATCAAG aattttttcaaagaccCTTGGAACACGTTCGATTTCGTGACTGTCGTCGGCAGCATTATTGACGCACTCGTCGTCGAATTCGGG GAAAATTTCATCAACGTCGGTTTTTTACGGTTATTCCGAGCAGCCCGTTTGATCAAACTTCTCCGCCAAGGCTATACAATCCGCATTCTTTTATGGACGTTTGTACAGTCGTTCAAG GCTTTGCCTTACGTATGCTTGTTAATAGCCATGTTGTTTTTCATCTACGCCATCATCGGCATGCAG GTGTTTGGTAACATATTGCTGGAACCCGGAACGACGCACATTCATCGCCATAACAATTTTCGCAGCTTTATTCAAGGCTTGATGTTGCTTTTCAG GTGTGCGACAGGTGAAGCGTGGCCCAATATCATGTTGTCGTGCATCCGTGGTCGCCAGTGCGATCCCAGAGCCCTGAAATTCGAGAATGGCCAGGTCATCGAGGACAAGGAGTGCGGCTCTAATCTGGCCTATGCTTACTTCGtctcttttatcttcttttgttcatttctG ATGTTGAATTTATTCGTGGCCGTTATTATGGACAACTTTGATTACCTTACGCGCGACTCTTCCATTCTTGGCGCTCACCATTTGGATGAGTTTATCCGCATCTGGGCCGAATACGACCCGAACGCAAC CGGGAAAATCCTTTACACGGAAATGTTTGAcatgttaaaaaatatggaTCCACCACTCGGCTTTGGCAATAAGTGCCCCTATCGCCTTGCTTACAAAAAACTTATTCGTATGAACATGCCAGTGGATGTCGACGGGAAGGTTCAATTCACCTCAACGCTTTTTGCACTCATCCGCGAGAATCTCAGCATCAAAATGAGACCTG CTGATGAAATGGACGAAGCGAACCAAGAGCTCCGGGTTACCATCAAGAAAATCTGGCCACTGCAAGCTAAAAAAGTTCTTGACTTGATCATTCCACCGGATAATG AACTTAATACGGGGAAGTTGACAGTTGGTAAGATCTATGGCGGCTTGCTCATTCTGGAAAACTGGAAGACGACTCGATTTGGACAAATTGAAGCTTCTGCGTCGACG AAACAGTCGCTCTTCGAACGCTTAATGGGAAGTATGGCCCGCACGGGCAGCAACAAAGGCTCGCTAAGTCACCCTCATTCCCATTCTCACCCTAATTCCAACTCCGGTTCCACCACCTTGGCAAACCACGGCAGCGGCGGAATTCACCAAGAGGAGAAAGAGGCTAGCACGGTAATCGATCTCATTCCGGGAGCCCCCGCCCCCGATCGCTTCGCCGCAGTTTTCTCCAACCAGCCTAATTCCTCAAG CTCTAACAAG GCCCTGGAGATACTGACGGATCAACTCGATCACCAGCACGATTCACGGCCGCCGTCGGTTGAATCCGCAAGCAAAGTCATGCACCGACTCAAGCCTGAGGGTGAGGCTGGCATGCACCGACCAAACAGCAGGGCCTGGTCACCTTCACCTTGCGCTTTGCGACGATCTCACTCTCCACAACCTCACTACAG GAGAGACATGTCTCCTTTGCCTCCACGGCGGGCGCACGATATTGGTTTCAGCGATGCTGTTTCGGACGTGGTCGACATTGTCAAACACGAAACGAGTCGCAAGGGACGAGCGAGAG CCAAACTGCGCGGCGACGAGTACAGCCTTTCCCGCTGCCGAACGCCCACACGCCAGGAGAGACACGTTCGCTCTCGGATGATTCATCCTTCGATG gTTTCGGAATATGACAGACGTCATTATCGATCTGCGTCAAATAGTCCCGACCATTTCGGGGACGAAAGAGTTTCACCCGTCCCTAGCCCAATGCCGGCTCGTTTGCCGTCGATACCTGTCAAACGAGGTTATCGCTCAGCCACCAATAGTCTGGAAGAGAATCTTTCAAGGAGTCCAACGCCTGAGAATCTTCCCTCTTGTAGCAACAATCATGGTTTG GTGAAAGAAGGAAGTTTGAGTCAGCATAGTTATCCGACCTTACCCCAACGTCGTAGTGGTGGCAGACGGTTGCCACCGACTCCGAGAAATCCTTCGACGTTGAACTTTGGAGTTGTTGGAGCCGTTGTCATGGCTACTCAACGTGCACCGCATTCGCCGACGTCTGCTCATCTAG GTGGAGTGATGGGACCTGGTGGGACCATCAACTTTCCCAAACTAAGTCCTTCACCAACTCATCCTTCTCGAACTCATCATTTGCCAGCCATTCCAAGTGGACAGGTGGGCCGATTGCGAGATCGCTTACCCACATTGCCGGGAGCGTCTCATCCAAGATCAAATAATTGTGGATTGCCCGTTGGCaatgacgacgaagaagactACATGCCAGCACTTCGTATCGAACCGCTAAGTTTCGAACAGGCTCTAGCCATGGGTAGAGGTGTGGGTGGGGTTGGTCGGCAACTGCCAAACGGCTACAAACCCGGCCAGCAAGGTGTCAGTGTTGATTCGCAATTGACGTCGGGTGATCGCAGACTGGTTGATCGGCCTCCGTTGAATCAGCGAACATTATCCAATCGCCCTCTCCAACATCGAGCAGACGAGGGGCGCAGTGATTCAGACGAGGACGATTGGTGTTAA